Proteins encoded by one window of Aphis gossypii isolate Hap1 chromosome X, ASM2018417v2, whole genome shotgun sequence:
- the LOC126552185 gene encoding uncharacterized protein LOC126552185 translates to MMESLKKQFYIFFFIVLFSSWVAASMIEETSDEEIKKQTLDSLMGKLCPPLGLGIRYEVAMIQTPMTMFGCAYLEHNRTISAAPLFNLWLKRPGKTTNDGHCKDMRNMDHFAFECVSKKEPTKKEEIFKGWNYVQLIDHSQPKISQDINDLVLRCAAYEVNDAPAEGVKMIRMVISPPSNEQMLEDLCDSLSRTMAKDDPTYISEGDRTWPDGSVYLYMLGKPALDGSMNSMKHPTNRPMKSTTTMPYISEGHRTLLDWSEYLFKLAKLALDEPMDSMKHPTSRPMKSTTTMPYISEGHRTLLDWSEYLFKLAKLTPDGPMDSMKHPTSRPMKSTTTMPLTTMQTTTNSIRTTRYNEKRMEYLDSRTTTTKMPVPQNIFDYFYML, encoded by the exons atgatggagtctttaaaaaaacaattttatattttctttttcatcgTATTATTCTCATCCTGGGTGGCAGCCTCGATGATCGAAGAAACTTCGgatgaagaaattaaaaaacaaa CTTTGGACAGTTTAATGGGCAAACTGTGTCCTCCGTTAGGACTAGGAATACGTTATGAAGTTGCCATGATACAAACACCGATGACAATGTTCGGATGCGCCTACTTGGAACACAACCGTACGATAAGCGCTGCACCACTATTTAATTTGTGGCTTAAACGTCCGGGGAAAACCACCAATGATGGTCATTGTAAAGACATGCGTA ACATGGATCACTTCGCTTTTGAGTGCGTTTCAAAAAAGGAACCTACTAAGAAGGAAGAGATTTTTAAAGGTTGGAATTATGTTCAATTAATAGATCATTCCCAGCCAAAAATCTCACAGGATATCAACGACCTGGTTTTGAGATGTGCC GCATACGAAGTGAATGATGCTCCTGCTGAGGGTGTCAAAATGATTCGAATGGTGATAAGTCCACCTAGCAACGAGCAAATGCTCGAAGACCTGTGTGACAGTCTATCAAGAACTATGGCAAAGGATGACCCAACATACATTTCAGAAGGGGACCGAACTTGGCCTGATGGGTCAGTGTACCTTTATATGTTGGGAAAGCCAGCCCTCGATGGATCTATGAACTCGATGAAACACCCTACCAATCGTCCAATGAAATCAACGACTACAATGCCATACATTTCAGAAGGGCACCGAACTTTGCTTGATTGGTCAGAGTACCTTTTTAAGTTGGCAAAGTTAGCCCTCGATGAACCTATGGACTCGATGAAACATCCTACCAGTCGTCCAATGAAATCAACGACTACAATGCCATACATTTCAGAAGGGCACCGAACTTTGCTTGATTGGTCAGAGTACCTTTTTAAGTTGGCAAAGTTAACCCCCGATGGACCTATGGACTCGATGAAACATCCTACCAGTCGTCCAATGAAATCAACGACTACAATGCCATTAACAACAATGCAAACAACAACAAATTCTATAAGAACTacaag ataTAATGAGAAACGTATGGAGTACCTAGATAGCCGTACAACAACTACAAAGATGCCAGTTCCccaaaacatttttgactatttttatatgttgtaA